The following nucleotide sequence is from Tribolium castaneum strain GA2 chromosome 5, icTriCast1.1, whole genome shotgun sequence.
CTATAATCGCGATTAGCTAATCAGTCCTTTCATCGTCTCCAAAACACTTTAAATTTAGCGCTGGTTGGCACCGTGCCTCGTGAATCATGACAGAATTATACAATCTTTGAACCGGGAtgagtaatttattgttgttatcATTGATTGATCGCGACATTTTCTCAGCTGGTCTCCCTCGATTTGATAATCGATCGGTACCTATATGGCCAGCCTCGGCGAAGTAAACAAACAAGGTGACGTCAAATTGCTTCTTGGTCCACTAAACGTGGGTCTGCGGTCGTAGGTAGGGTCAGTAATTTGCGCTTACAGTGGGCGGGCACGTGAAAATTATTTGGACATAAAACTCGAGCCattcacaattaatttggattAACCAACAGCTGGGACAGCCATATGGCTGATGTCTTCATTACGGCTACTACATTTACtccatttcaataaatttacatTCATAAATTATGAATGCCCGCAACACCTGTTAAACTTAATACGTTGTAATTCTTTTCCCCAATCAGAGCTGCCAAAGGCCCCTTTTGATTCGAACGGGTCCTGGTAATGTGTATCAGCACGTTTCCTCGAGGTGTGTTAGTTACTTCTCGCAATTACAGAAATAAACAACGGATAAATGTTAGATGTGTCGTTGAACTCGGTAGCACCTTTAGCATTCTTGGGAggcattttcttaatttggaaAGACGAGTAGATCGACCTCGCAGCAAAAAACGTACAGTTGCAGTGCAACGTTATGATATACCTACGTGGGTCCGAAACTCGTTAACCCCAACCTTATTGAGTTTAGATCGCATGATCCGAAAAATCGCTAAGGTCACCCAAAGCCATTTTTAATAAGATGTGTGGGTGCATAATGCGACGTAATGTGCCCATTGTTTTCGTGTCAGCTTTCAAAGATCAAACAATGTAACAAAAGGAAGGGGTGTCTTATTACGGAAAAATGACAAGGTTTAGTGTCTTGGGATTGATTCGCAATCGATATGTTTTCAAGTGTTCAATGAAGTGGAAGTTGGCAATGCGAGgtcgtaaaataaaaataaagtcttgACTCATTACAAGACTTTATTGCTATTTGCGCGCCATAAGCcccaagttaataaaaaatttgcttaaacaAACAAACGCCAAGGCTAAAATTGATATGTTTATGCTGGGAGGAGCGTTTTCGCCACCCTTTCACAAAGCGCTCTTTTTTACTACTATGGTTAAATTAAACTATCAACTttcaaattaatgttttattaatcTATCGGTTTGCTGCAAGTTTTCTTTTATACCAGAGGTTTTAACAACAACATGaagtaaagaaaataaaggCAATATAAACATTAATCTatacaaagtgttttttttaaacgaacgtatgatttttttctgctCTATCGAATCTTTGTACTCCGAGGGGCCGAGGTACAGATAAtggcggtttgttccattgaattccacggcttattttacatattgtgtaaatttttcacaagaattaaaaatttaaaattttttgtctaaaattaggATAGCCATTtttcatagtgaaaaattttattcaacaaaaaaatttataactcaaaaactaaaagtcgtagagctatgcggtttgttccattgaattcagcggctcattttctgtattataccaactttttacgagatttaaaattttgatttgttttgctaaaatttcctgagtaactaactaccttcaagaaagtgaaaaaaatatttttttaaaaacttgttctgtcatagtttttcggacttatatatgcctttacaaccctctagagttgttagaagtccaaaaaaagtccatatgttcgattttttgatgtttgaattttccaatttttgacGCGATTTTGGTTTATTCTGGGTATCCGGAACaattatcgagcaataactccggaactattagagataaccccatgaagtgactatcgttggaaagctctttaaattatctatctttctcaaaaaagacctttgttctccgactaatagttttcgagaaaattgcaaataaaagcaaaaattggtaaaattttaaaaaattcataactaaaaaactattgggaatttggcagttttctcgatgccaatcgattctccggatcattttgcataggtgaggattaaaacagttccacttttttgcaTAGTTTAATGCATAATTAAtagaatatttgaaaaaaagcatcAACTTAAGAGGTCTAAAAGAGCATCATTTGCAGCTACACTGGCAAGAACTTGACGTGGCTGCAAAAGCAGCAGCTGAAGCTGAAAGAGCGCCGCGAGCTGCAATTGCGGGAAGAAAGACAGCCTCACGAAACTCGCCTTTTGAGCGAGCTAAAGCACGTCCAGTCCCGGCACATGAAGCCGACAGCTAGCCATCGTCTTGACGGCTACACCAGCGATACAACGGCTTTCCCCGACGATGAAGAAGACTACGCAATCCCTTTGCACATCAACACCATGCAAAAGAACAACAACACGCTGTCACGAACATACAGCGCCGGCAAATACACCACCAAAACGGAGCGGCCTTTCATGACCGTCAAGCGGGCCCACGAGAGATACGCTCAAGTGAGTTCGCCCGACTTGGATTAAACCTCTCTCACCTTCACTAACACGACACTTAACCCTAACACAAAAATCCTTGCAGAATTCAGATTCGCCGGCGGCGATTTTAGCTGCGAACCCCATGGGGCAGATAGTGCGGCCTCCTTCAAGAGGGGCCGAGAGTGATAGCGGGTTGTTGTCTCTAGTCGAGGAGCAGTATAAACACAGTCCGAGATTTAACCAAGGGGGTTTGGTGGGTATTGACGACTCTAGTGTTGATAGTTCACCAGCAAGGAATGATAGCGTTCCCATAGATGCACTCAATGATCTGATTGCTAGCTTATCAAGTGGGTCAGATAAGTCTAGCAACAGTCCTAATAACACCACATCTGCATGGCAGGTACTAACACCCATTTTACCGTTTCTTTCTTCCTCAGTTAATCGATAATTCAGTGCTTTCCGCATGGTGTTTGCCCGATTCTTGGGGTTTCAAAGTGGtaattgtttggtttttagtATCGGGAGGAGACACACTCCTGGCGTGTGAACGATGTTGACACGAGTCCTTCGCACAATTCGTCGCCAAGGCCGCAAACACCAGCTTTCCCAGTACACGTGCGAACTCCTTATACGAACCCTTCCACACCGACAGTGCAATTCGACATACCTTCCGAACGATTACCGCCCAAAAGTCCTACAACCCAGCGGTGAGTTGCAACAGTAACACTATAATGCATTTTGTTATCTCAAAATTACTTAAGGTTATCGATCTGATAACGCTTGTTTGTACAACTACtgaattatgaaattttatagaCGTTTGAGTTGCCcgtcttctaataaagttacAAAGAAGTGGTCGCTTTCTCCTGAAAGGTAAAGTAGCTTCATGTTGCCCGTCGAGCATGTCTCACTTAATGTTAGCAACATGAGCAGGAGAAATAGAACGAATTGTGTCTGTATCTACTAATTTCTTAGACAAAATTTGTGATACTGTCTTGAAAACCTCCATTCGCACAATGAACTCCAAACGGACGCTTTTAACTGTTTAGTTTACTTCATCCAGTTGATGTACATAGTTATGTCTGGAAAGTCGTAGTTCATTATCACGTAAATTTGGAATGCACTTTTCCACTTTATTACAGCATGTCAACACTTGGGTGTTTGTTGTATGTTTTGcaagcgttttttttttgttggaacagaAAGGACCGACCGACTTCTCCGACAGACATGATAAACGGCTCTTCAGAATACACAACACAAAGGAGCGTGTCAGCAACTCCACCAGGATATAAAGAGAACTACTCGGAGAACTATCAGCACAGTCCTAAGAGTCCGACAAGAAACGGGTCAGCCTCCCCGACCGTCTATTTCGGCAACTCGAGGAGGAGTTCGGTTCATTCAAACAGCGAACCTCCGCACGAAGTTTCAGCGGCCAATGTCAAGTTTGTGAGAGACACCTCCAAGTACTGGTACAAGCCCACCATCTCCCGGGAGGAAGGTGAGCACAGTTACGAATTTTTGTGAACATTTATTATgaatatttactttatttacgttgttttttgttattaattagtacaaagtcaaattttCCGAATTAAGTAAATGACACAATTTTATTACACAATTTCCCTTTCATGTTTTTATTCTTTACGATTATTTTTTCCTCCAGCAATCAGCATGTTGCGAGAGCAGCCCCCGGGCACGTTCGTGGTGCGCGACTCGAACTCATTCCCTGGGGCCTTCGGCATGGCCCTGAAGGTGGCCACAGTTCCCTCCAACTTCCCGTCAAAGCCCACCCAAGGCGACGAGCTCATCCGGCACTTCCTCATCGAGCCGACCTCCCGCGGCGTCAAGTTGAAGGGCTGCCCGTCCGAGCCGGTCTTCAGCTCTTTATCGGCCTTGGTCTACCAGCATTCAGTCACTCCACTCGCTCTCCCGTGCCGCCTAATCCTCCCCGAGGGAGACCTCAAGTACCACGACAGTGCCAACAACCCCGCTCAACAGCTGCTAACGCAAGGTGCCGCCTGCAACGTCTTGTACCTCTTCACCATGGACATGGAGTCGCTCACGGGCCCCGAAGCCATCCGGAAGGCCGTCACACACCTCATGCAGAAAACGCCCAAAACGGAATCGGCCGTCGTGCACTTCAAAGTCAACGGACAGGGCATCACTCTCACGGACAACAAGAGGAAATTGTTCTTCAGGAGGCACTACGCCATTAATTCCATCTCGCACTGTGGCCTGGACCCGGACGAGATGCGGTGGACGGTCAGTGCGACTGAAGGGTCAGCGGCCAGTCCAAagttagtaaaaataataagaaaaaaatcgcaCTCAATATGGaatatatttttgtgttaAGAACTGAGTTTACTGTTTTTTCCAGCCGGATATTCGGATTCATCGCGCGGAAGCCCAACGTGAGCAACCCCGACAATCAGTGCCATTTGTTCGCAGAGCTGGAGCCCGAACAGCCAGCGATAGCTATCGTAAATTTCGTTAATAAAGTTCTTACGTCAAGTGGCATCAAGCCCAACATTGTGTAACTTTACCGAACGCGAGGAGGAGGAATCACATCACATGTAGAGTTAAATTATCACAGTATTTGGAAAATACTTAAAAGATTTCGTAAATGCCGCTAAATTTCATTAACTAGTCTTATTTCATAATTTCCTAGACTTAAGTTTTTATCTTGCaagtaatttatatttaatgttGTACATACAAGTAACACTAAGTGTGCCtgccttattttattttttcaaatatattttttttattatttaagtgAAGTGCTTTAAATATTGTGAATATTTGCATGTTCACTAACGAGACACATTCTACTGGACCTTGTTGGTTTTTGttatgaaaaattaacaaaaatttccgTCAGTGGGGTACTTTTTAGTTGCTGTGAATGACaaataattgtttcattttttgttcatttttcatttcgcACTAACAAAGTACTGTAATCAAAATATTAGCAGGGTAATGAGATcctaaattgtaaaaatattatagactttaatttagaatccatgttttaacaaagcttattaataacaatagtattAAAACGGATATCGTCATCTCTGGGTCTTTAAGCATTTTTAACTACTTTCGGTTATTGTTGTAATAGTACAAAGATAGTTTAACTCATCAAAATGTCCTAATCAATGCGAGATATATCAAATGCCATACTTTAAAGATATAACAGATTGTATCTAGAAAAGAGAATAGatatactaataaaaaatctctCGTTTACGTTTTTCTTTTCATATTCCCCACTTTGGGCACTTTATGTCCTCACTAGAGCTGTCATGAGTGACTAATGGTGCTCTAGTATTTCCAAAGAGGCCATTACGCTAATGGCCCTCTCATACAACTTTCAATGGCTGCACAATCAACCAACGAACGAAAATAAGCAAGCTGTTAACAAGCAGCAATTTTTGAACTAACGTAAAAGTtgtaataatgtttttaagaAGTTTAATCACCTGTGAAAAAGCTTAAGTAATCTGTTACATatattaaagaataatttttttttcagcctTTCTCTGGCgaaatttttgagtaaagaCTGCTTATTTTGAACACAgtgtttagcaaaaatttaacgttAAGTAGAGAATAATAGCAAAAGGAATCATTAAATATAATGTAAAAGAAAGAAGACAAAATTACATTGCAAAATTTATTACCAGCCATTACACAAAACTGCGATAACTAACACaacgataaataatttattggcttaATCGCTGCCGCTTCTTCCAAATCTCATATGTCCGTAGTCATCAAACGGCTCCTCTCCCCGTTTTCCAAAACGTAAATGTCCATAATCGTCCGAAGTTTGCCGTTTTGAGAGCTCGAAAAGATCGTCATCGTCGACTGCAATCACTTTTTATCACACATTTTGAAACAACCAAACTTACCTATAAACTCGTTAAAAGGCTCGGCCTTAATCCGGCTATACTGAGTCCGGGGAGTTAGCCTAGCAAAAGGCCTGGCCCTTAATCTGTGTGAATCgacattatttgcatttcctggAGCGGCCGAAACGTTTTGAAATTGGTGTATGAAAAGAAGATACACacttgaaatgagaaaaactCCAGTAAAAAAACTCTTCATACCCATTACTGACTGCAAGTGTGAAACGGGCTTTAGTTAAAAGAAAACTAAATCAAGGGGGTAAACGTCAAAAAAAACGATTGTTGTGTCATTGTTGCAAACACAGGTGAGGAGCGTtttatttacctatttttgtcTTACAAACACTACACAAGAACTGAAGTTGGTTCCCTCCGTTACTTGCTTTTATAGCAGAATTTCGCGGCCCaagaacttttttaaattcatcttGCGGtttacttaataaaatttcataaatttcaGCGCTTTATTAGATTGTCAGTATGTAAGGACGTCAATCCTTGTTACACAAAATCTAAAGCTAAACAACATGAATAATAACACAGTCACAACCACTCGAGGTCCTTTTTCTGCTTGTCGTAAGTCTGCAGGACCGCAGGAAGGATCGGTTTGTTCTTCTCCTCCTGTTTCTTCTCCCTTCGCTTCCTGAAGCTGTGCAGACTCAACCTGCGCCAAATTTTCGCCCCGTCTTCAGGTGTTGTTTCAATGAAGGGATCGGTTTCAACGTGTGTTGCTTTCTTACCAGAGAACAGAGCTTTCAGCGATGCTTTGAATGAGTGCGAGCGATGGTTTCGAAAATTGCACTGGTTTCTAATCCATGTTtccattttctgttaatggaATTGACTTGCTTGGGCTAAATTCAGCCACTGAGTAAATGCAATTATCGGGAAAGAATTGACAGGCGCAGTGCAGTAACATAATGGGATTATTCAAATTccaatataattttaatatctcTTGGAGGGCTTCTCTTATGGCAGGGGTTGCAGGTTTTGGGATGGAGTGCGAAAGCGAAATCGCCCAATTAAGGGAAAGGGTTAAAGGGAGCCGAACTGGGGTCGATGTTGAGAAGTTTGAATTGTGTCATCGCGAGATCCGAAATGAATTGCTACTAAAACgggttcttattttttttttagctaGAGATAGGTTTTTGAGTGATTCTTTTAGAGTCAAGTGGTGCAGCTGAAGAAAGAGCTCGATAATTCTAATTCTAAAGTTTTCGAGTTGAGCCGACAATTGGAGGCCaataaatcaatattaaaaGAAACAGAATTTAGCCTGAAACTGGCGctaaataaatcgaaaatacTTGAGGAAAAAATGAAGGAAATTAACGAGTCCCACAccactttaaaattaaaagaagaGATGAGGGTTAGTATTTCGTGAAAGAATCATTCTTCGAACCCTATTTTCATGTTATTAGATGTCTGAAACGCAAATTTTGAACGagaatattcaaaaaattgcgCACGAAAAACAGTGCCTAGCGCGGGAAGTTGAAGACTTGAAGGACAAATTGAAATATTCCCGTGCTTTTCAAGATGAACTTGAAGATAGACAGTGTAAAATTAATGCGCTGACTGCGAAAATTAGAGAGTTAGTTTCCTAAAAAGTAGTAGCGCCTTACTAATGTTTCTCTAGGAGTACAGATAAATTGGAAAATGAACACCAGTTTGTTGAAGAACTTAATAAAAAGTCACAAAGTgctgaagaatttaaaaatgcgTGTCACTTGCTGAGTCAAGAGAATTCTAAATTGAGGAATGAATACATTAAATTGGAAAATGCGTACATTGAAAACTATGGTAAGTATACACCATTTTATCAcgcttaaataaattaaaagataaaattcaGCAAAATACGAAACATTGAATAATTGGATAACTCGACAAAAGACAACTAATCAGTggaatattttggaaaaaatcaaatttcttcAGGTGATAGTCTTAGTTGTATAAAATGTACGTAACGAAACAGTTTTTCTAGTCGGAAAGTTACTGTAAAAACctccaacaaaaaaactccGAATATGAGCAAACCATTGCCAAACTCAGCCGCACTCTGGACCAGGAAATCGAAGCAAACTCTAAACTGATTTTGCAGAATGAAGCCTACGAAGATCGCATTCGCGATCTTGAAGAAAAGCTTCATATGGTTAAAATCGAGAAGAAGGAACGAGAGTTGGATGAGGATGTTattgaaattgaataaaatcataaacagttccaaaaatttatttacaaaataaattacaacaaaacctacttaatttgttggtcactttttaaaaactgcaacCAACTAAGTCTCACAAACCCGGCTTGATATCCCGTTGCGTAATACAGACTCGCTTGTCGGTTAGGATTgaacacaattttgtttattgtatTTAGAGGGTACTGATTTGGGGGCGTTATCCCGTAATCTTTCGACAACGCAGTTAACTGTTTAGTCACATTTTTAGGAAAATCATCGTAagattcctgtgaaaaataattaataaaaaaatacaatgtaaaaaaacacaactaCCATTTTATTATCACAAAACAACAAAGCGTATTTCTGCTCGGCCTCTTCGTACAAGACCGGCTCGTTCATGAATAGACTACTATGGTCAAAATCCGACTTGATATTGGATAATTTTATCCCAGCCGTCAATTTTTTCGTCGACAGATTTTGCAACGTCTTTTTGCGGATTTTGTCATTGGCGACTCGCTCCTCCCCCGTTGTATTTTTCTCAATCAAGGTGGTGTAACCaaacaactgaaaaaaacaatcaaaatcgCCCAAAACTATTAAAGACACACCATTCGTTTCGATTTCAGCGCTTTCTGATCAGGTGTGTATAGCATCTGGTGGGGGAAAATCCCCACAATCTCGCCTACTGCGTTGGCATGGACGGCACCATTCAGCCAATCACTACCCGAGATTGCCGAAATCGTAGACGGCGAGCATGTTAGTGTCACATTAGGATCGAACATGTAATCGCGTGATTGTTTCAGCATTGTTGTAACATGCGctagaaatattttgtttttttctgaagTTGTTACAAGTCGAATTACCTGTAGTTGAGCCCTCGTCGGGCGCTGTCACATGACATAGCCAATTATTGAACCAAAAACCATCAGTAATTATGTTCTTTTTGACCGTACAGATGGGATAACTGTGGTCGTCCAAGTCCCAGAGGTTTACAGCGCGGTCTACGGAAGCTGAAAGCAGCCATCGGCAGCCCCCGTTGAGGTGGTAGAGAGCAAgagcttcaattttttattaaaaattaaaaaaaaatatttcaaaagattattaatctttattaattatttttttctttcttttttatttgttatgaAACAGGAAGGCGAAATTTTCatgggtttatttttttttaattatcaactACATGTTTTTACTGTACATACCTGTGATGGCGTGCGAATGCGCCTGGAAGCACTTCTGGGGCAAAATACATGGAACATTATCATCATCGCAATATTTCAATATTACGGAATTtgttttcaagttaaaaagGGCCACAAAACCATTTGTGTAACCCACAGCTATAAAATTATGACCAGAAGACTGAAAAACTGCATAAATACGTGATAACTTGGCTTAAATAATGACTTACTTTACTCCATGAAATTTTACAAGGATAATACTTGAGTCCCCCTAGTAACGAATTACCTGGCCTTtgtaataataactttattacAGGTCTAGGTTTGTAAAACAAACCTCtacaattgaaaatttattttagttatttaacaaaaaattaacttacaattcttgattaaaaaatgggaTTGAATAAATATAAACCACTGAGTTTGACCCTGTGACCGCTAAAAGCCCCATCCGCCCCCCTTCCAAGTTGTAACACCCTGAAGGACACCACTCCATGTGCCACACAGGGCCGTAATCATGCGCTAAACTAAACACTAATTCAGGTTTTTGCAACGAAGCTTCCGTATTTCGAAGTTGACCGAAATTCCAAAACTGAATCGCAGACCTTACTTCATAACTCTGATAAGTCTCGTATTTTTCATCAGGAGAGTTAAGTACCGAAACGGCCAAAACCTGACTGGTTTCCAAACACGTGTAAGGCGTTGGCAACCAGGACATTGCCGAAATAGGGCCCCCACAAAACAGGGTTATTTTGTGGTCATCGTGAATTTGCGATtcaaataatttgtatttttcgtaCGTGTACGAGTCTTTTAGCGTGTTTGTGAAACACGTTACGTGGATTCGAGCCACGTCACAAGACTCCTCAAGTTTTGGCAGATATTGAGCGGCCGTCTCGGGTCTAAGGAGCGGCCAGTTTGgttttaaattctcaaaaaGTAAATCAGAGAAATTTTCCTCACAACTAAAACAATGGCACGCgagttttataaatatttttctgaaaacgCAACACTCACAATTTTAAGGTCCAGTCGAAAGCATACGGGAACAGGCATTTTTCGGTTTTTCGCACCGTGCTTTGCAAAAATGAGGGCATttctaaaaacgtattttaaatttaactcgGTACATTTAAAGAACAttcaaatattcaaaattaataggaaTCCCCTGTTTTTTCTTCAAGTATACGGGATGTTTTAGCAATCAGTTACAATTCAAGGCGAGTCTGTTGTTTTGCGAAcataatgtttgccaaaacgagtgagcgcAGCAAACAAGTTTTCCAAATTATacgattaataaaattacgtaCAATAAACTTTAAGCACTCACCTTgtaaatgtattatttattaattttcttttagttttttttattgttttcaacagttttgtcgaaaaatgttttcaaacttcaaaccttattttttttttgtatacatactactttttttcaatttcatttaaacacacattttttttgagttttaaaataatgttaccTGATCTGGGGCTcccgtaatttatttaaatatttgaacacTTAATGGGAAACACCTGTGCTATACTTACTGTTGGATTCTTTGTCCACATAACTGGGGTCGCCAtcaactgttacattaatttcaTGAGCAAATTCAATGTGATAAATAATGTCTTCCAATTTGGACGAAATCAGCAAACATTGCTTGCAAACAAAACCctgaaaaaagtaattaattcaGGACGGAACAACACAAAACGTACTTCACTAAATTTTTCCGGACATTCGTTCAAATGACTCAAGGCATCTTCCATGCTTGTTGTAATACAATTACACTTGAATTTACATTCTATAAATTGTGTCTCGTCTAGCTCTTTCTGCATCAAGTCTTTTGCAAATTGTTGTGAACCTAGATCTAAATTTGCTGAAAAATACTGGTcctgaaagaaaaaattaaaaacttacacGTCTCTAAACCATTTCACCTTATTATCAACTTTCGTAACGTTTTCAATAATTCTCATTGCTCTGAAAcagtcaaataataaataaattcggaTTTTTACTGTAATTGTACTTTTTAGCCGCACTTCTTTTGGAAGGAAGCGGTTTTGCCGCGTTATTTGTCGTTTTTTCCGGAACCTCCTCCTTGTCCGGATTCTGGTGTATCATTTTCATGTGAGTTGTTAGACTCACTGGTAGCATTCTCCTCCCGCACAAGTCGCAAGAAATTTTAACAGATTCGAGCTGTTCTCCCGATTTTAAACATTGGGAGCGGTGAGATAAAAACCCAActactgatttttttacttcccCGCATTTATCACAATATAAAGGTTTCTTTTTCTTGTACAACGAGTTGAGAGTGTGCATTACAAAAGATTGGTCGTTTAAGTCCTTAAACATTTCGTTAACTTTTAGTCACTAACATTTAGGTGACTCACTAAAGGTGGGTCTCCAACCCTCCACGCTAAATTATTATGATATCTCTGCTTATGGTGGGTCCatatatttttgtcaaatgtgCTGTTGCAAATTGCACACGTGACGTTGCCAGTGCCGTCATCCAAGTCTTCCTCTTTCATGTTATCTTTTCGTTGTCTCTTGCCTGacctgttattaatttttatttttttttaagtttaataaaCGGAGtgatttaattaacaaaaaaaaattcgaatttttgataattttttgagtgatttgaaccttaaattttaatattccaGTCACAACCACCTACCTTTTACCACTGTTTGGTAAATTGTTACCATTGCTGGTATTATTTGTACTGTTATCATCACTAGTGTTTGCAAATAAACTGAACAGTTTATTCATCATTTTCACAGTCTCGCCTGTGTAATTGTATCTTTTGTCCTTAGAGTTCGGAGTGCTTGTGGTTGCCTCAAAATCTGTGGTAGAGTCCTCAAGAA
It contains:
- the by gene encoding tensin-1 isoform X16 yields the protein MNKMLASTSYNGEALTSQPRSSRGTSTSNGGMDLSYVTERIISVWFPSSTNSHSYRQGQRQAAHMLRNKYGDNYMVFNLTEPKRALRTEHKHVKEVGWAQNFAPPLEKLCSVCKEIDSWLSGDQHRIAVLHARGNKDKLGVIVAAYMHYSSICGNAEQALDRFSMRRFLDDNVGPLALPSNKRYVDYFAGLLSHNIKINANPLYLTHVTVLGAPSFQRGGCRAFLKLYQGQTPVYTSGVYNVSSGVSQFTVNVVGERRRGLQLRGDILIKCYHRGDVGRETIFACQFHTCAVADYTLSFTRQELDVACNDSRFPVDGAVELHFSPGPEDRHPAPAPTPAVPCTQTSDDPITRADSPFSVEEYDEEGDSDSDDVNHTFGPLDGSIYATIAKKPELSPGAVSSPLTVSMDSGISSAGHQQNANTTASASPPLTAQPSPLTPEDQHRELDELVSDMMLTVQSIPDLKPAHQDQSSNNFGLDNVRYIDDEEDKNIPYHARQDSRPFSYGVNSNSMIADSKGLSSPSLVRKASVNKSTGDTLKKVQTQVYPDFGSKPVPNFSNPPSNYSTFSKYSRSYSPPEARQRDPIDDIFTPSALSANHPIKREFREEYYKDEVKRYTPLKRSITEGALRGYDDYKSSSAYSDSESLSPPGAFRTKSPEFHESYTGKNLTWLQKQQLKLKERRELQLREERQPHETRLLSELKHVQSRHMKPTASHRLDGYTSDTTAFPDDEEDYAIPLHINTMQKNNNTLSRTYSAGKYTTKTERPFMTVKRAHERYAQNSDSPAAILAANPMGQIVRPPSRGAESDSGLLSLVEEQYKHSPRFNQGGLVGIDDSSVDSSPARNDSVPIDALNDLIASLSSGSDKSSNSPNNTTSAWQYREETHSWRVNDVDTSPSHNSSPRPQTPAFPVHVRTPYTNPSTPTVQFDIPSERLPPKSPTTQRRLSCPSSNKVTKKWSLSPERKDRPTSPTDMINGSSEYTTQRSVSATPPGYKENYSENYQHSPKSPTRNGSASPTVYFGNSRRSSVHSNSEPPHEVSAANVKFVRDTSKYWYKPTISREEAISMLREQPPGTFVVRDSNSFPGAFGMALKVATVPSNFPSKPTQGDELIRHFLIEPTSRGVKLKGCPSEPVFSSLSALVYQHSVTPLALPCRLILPEGDLKYHDSANNPAQQLLTQGAACNVLYLFTMDMESLTGPEAIRKAVTHLMQKTPKTESAVVHFKVNGQGITLTDNKRKLFFRRHYAINSISHCGLDPDEMRWTVSATEGSAASPNRIFGFIARKPNVSNPDNQCHLFAELEPEQPAIAIVNFVNKVLTSSGIKPNIV
- the Dsk gene encoding drosulfakinins, encoding MGMKSFFTGVFLISSVYLLFIHQFQNVSAAPGNANNVDSHRLRARPFARLTPRTQYSRIKAEPFNEFIVDDDDLFELSKRQTSDDYGHLRFGKRGEEPFDDYGHMRFGRSGSD
- the LOC103313233 gene encoding paramyosin isoform X1; this encodes MGLFKFQYNFNISWRASLMAGVAGFGMECESEIAQLRERVKGSRTGVDVEKFELCHREIRNELLLKRSQVVQLKKELDNSNSKVFELSRQLEANKSILKETEFSLKLALNKSKILEEKMKEINESHTTLKLKEEMRMSETQILNENIQKIAHEKQCLAREVEDLKDKLKYSRAFQDELEDRQCKINALTAKIRESTDKLENEHQFVEELNKKSQSAEEFKNACHLLSQENSKLRNEYIKLENAYIENYAKYETLNNWITRQKTTNQWNILEKIKFLQSESYCKNLQQKNSEYEQTIAKLSRTLDQEIEANSKLILQNEAYEDRIRDLEEKLHMVKIEKKERELDEDVIEIE
- the LOC103313233 gene encoding paramyosin isoform X2, which produces MECESEIAQLRERVKGSRTGVDVEKFELCHREIRNELLLKRSQVVQLKKELDNSNSKVFELSRQLEANKSILKETEFSLKLALNKSKILEEKMKEINESHTTLKLKEEMRMSETQILNENIQKIAHEKQCLAREVEDLKDKLKYSRAFQDELEDRQCKINALTAKIRESTDKLENEHQFVEELNKKSQSAEEFKNACHLLSQENSKLRNEYIKLENAYIENYAKYETLNNWITRQKTTNQWNILEKIKFLQSESYCKNLQQKNSEYEQTIAKLSRTLDQEIEANSKLILQNEAYEDRIRDLEEKLHMVKIEKKERELDEDVIEIE